One part of the Candidatus Borreliella tachyglossi genome encodes these proteins:
- the mnmE gene encoding tRNA uridine-5-carboxymethylaminomethyl(34) synthesis GTPase MnmE, with amino-acid sequence MSKFVQRDDDIVALATPFFSSALCVIRSSGISSIKKFSRIFSNPERLIEALGNTIHYGYIVDKDACGKLDEVVVCLYRAPRSFTGQDSIEVMAHGSPIGIRRIIDLFLKVGFRMADPGEFTLRSFLAGKLDLTKAEAINELIFAKTNKAHTLAVNKLSGSLFSKIDLIKKDILNFLSALSVHLDYETDEYEVVVPFGIVAKSKDELKRLIDSYETSKKMDHGITLVLAGSVNVGKSSLFNLLLKEDRSIVSSYAGTTRDYIQASFEFDGVLFNAFDTAGLRETSDFVEKLGIVRSNSLIEEAALVLYVIDLSSKLTKDDLNFINSYAGAAKVLFVLNKVDLKQDIQTVEFLSSGVINSSNLVRISTKNLVGIDSLYDKMRSLACFSYIDINSYDVIISSGRQAELLKKAYSLVIELLDKIEQDVSYDMLAFDVYEIINLLGEITGEVTSEDVLNNMFKNFCLGK; translated from the coding sequence ATGAGCAAGTTTGTTCAAAGAGATGATGACATAGTTGCACTTGCTACGCCTTTTTTTAGTAGTGCTTTATGTGTAATTCGTAGTAGTGGTATCTCTTCGATTAAGAAATTTTCTAGGATATTTTCAAACCCTGAGCGACTTATTGAGGCTTTGGGTAATACAATCCATTATGGATACATAGTAGATAAAGATGCGTGTGGGAAATTAGATGAAGTTGTTGTTTGTCTTTATAGAGCGCCAAGGAGTTTTACAGGTCAAGATTCAATAGAGGTTATGGCTCATGGATCTCCTATTGGTATTAGGAGAATTATTGATTTATTTTTAAAAGTAGGTTTTAGAATGGCTGATCCTGGTGAATTTACTCTTCGCTCTTTTCTAGCTGGAAAGCTTGACCTTACTAAGGCAGAGGCGATTAACGAGCTTATTTTTGCTAAAACGAATAAAGCTCATACCCTTGCTGTTAATAAACTTTCAGGATCTTTGTTTTCTAAAATAGATTTAATAAAAAAAGATATTTTAAATTTTCTCTCAGCACTTAGTGTACATCTTGATTATGAAACTGATGAATATGAGGTTGTTGTTCCTTTTGGGATTGTTGCAAAAAGTAAAGACGAACTTAAGAGACTTATTGATTCTTATGAGACTTCAAAAAAGATGGATCATGGAATTACATTAGTGTTAGCCGGTTCTGTTAATGTTGGTAAATCTTCTCTTTTTAATTTACTACTCAAAGAAGATAGATCAATAGTGTCATCTTATGCTGGTACTACGAGAGATTATATTCAAGCAAGCTTTGAGTTTGATGGAGTGTTATTTAATGCGTTTGATACCGCAGGACTTAGAGAGACTAGTGATTTTGTTGAAAAGTTGGGCATAGTTAGAAGTAATTCTTTAATTGAGGAAGCAGCTTTGGTTCTTTACGTTATTGACTTAAGTTCAAAATTGACAAAGGATGATTTAAACTTTATTAATTCTTATGCTGGTGCTGCAAAAGTTCTTTTTGTTCTAAATAAGGTGGATTTAAAACAAGATATCCAGACAGTGGAATTTTTAAGTTCAGGTGTCATCAATTCATCAAATTTAGTAAGGATTAGTACTAAGAATTTAGTTGGAATAGATTCTCTTTATGATAAAATGAGGTCATTGGCATGCTTTAGTTACATTGATATTAATTCTTATGACGTTATCATCTCATCGGGTCGCCAGGCAGAACTTTTAAAAAAAGCTTATAGTTTAGTTATTGAGTTATTAGATAAAATAGAGCAAGATGTAAGCTATGATATGTTGGCATTTGATGTTTATGAAATTATTAATCTTTTAGGTGAAATAACGGGTGAGGTTACTAGCGAGGATGTACTTAATAATATGTTTAAGAATTTTTGTTTAGGGAAATAG
- a CDS encoding flagellar protein FlbF, giving the protein MKIKLETELKNTLQKEVILIEDIYDLYLNLKKYLDEKNETMLKATVNKTNSYLCKFKDVEQRRGELWLEFIGNKKFESTYMAIEQLCEVYKKEIYNYFHRLRIGMLNIKSLNHLISSYVETSLDVLDLIFKDVQESVENVTYKNPYGPKNGNLNEASVLINKKL; this is encoded by the coding sequence ATGAAAATCAAACTAGAAACTGAGTTGAAAAATACTCTACAAAAAGAAGTTATTTTAATAGAAGATATATATGATTTGTACTTAAATCTAAAAAAATATCTTGATGAGAAGAACGAAACGATGCTTAAAGCTACAGTCAATAAAACAAACAGTTACCTTTGCAAATTTAAAGATGTAGAGCAAAGAAGGGGTGAGCTTTGGCTAGAATTTATAGGTAATAAGAAATTTGAATCAACTTACATGGCGATAGAACAATTATGTGAAGTTTACAAAAAAGAGATATATAATTATTTTCATCGCTTAAGAATAGGGATGTTAAACATTAAAAGCTTAAATCATTTAATATCAAGCTATGTAGAAACATCACTTGATGTTCTAGATCTAATATTTAAAGATGTTCAGGAAAGTGTAGAAAATGTTACTTATAAAAATCCCTATGGGCCAAAAAACGGAAACTTAAATGAAGCATCCGTTTTAATAAATAAAAAACTTTAA
- the flgK gene encoding flagellar hook-associated protein FlgK translates to MDSTFSGIEIGKRSLFAHKDAMNTTGHNLTNVTKPGYSRQRVVMKTEMPIYAPQSNRASKAGQLGQGIMVQSIERIRDELLDIRIAEESHRLGYWTSKDKFISILENIYNEPEEQSVRKRLNDFWESWQDLSRQPQGLAERNIVLERGKSFAEVVKNRFHSLERVYIMANDEVKITTEELNNYLRNIGELNKQIAKSIAMKDQPNDLMDARDLIVDKLSNLISISIENRQDPNEFLIHAEGKHLIQGKIAHEFILEATNGPTRTKWNVLWSNGELANINTGKLGALINARDNEIKNEINELDNIAINITELINEVHVSGHGLDKKKGRIFFDQEYKLTDERGRYDSNGDGQFDSVHIFKINSTNEVFPEEKLGFAGILRFEAMNKNELIEIPYNATNTVQDVINTINSSNAQVTARINTEGKFELKAVKEQDKESAIFRIKHIEDSGLFLTTYTGILNTSGAEGAYNYQDINTTDQLTNTSSYSIAPLKNPAAWLKVAEDITKDPSKIVAGLRNPTNDAPIGDNEAALRIASFINSPIMIGKNSTLNDYFANTASNIAIKGQVAEVTKNSQTQILKGLTDLRLSISGVNKDEELANMIEFQQAFIAASKFITVSAELIDTVINKMGV, encoded by the coding sequence ATGGATTCAACATTTTCAGGAATAGAAATTGGAAAGAGAAGTTTATTTGCACACAAAGACGCTATGAACACAACTGGGCATAATTTAACTAACGTGACAAAACCTGGATATTCAAGACAGAGAGTCGTAATGAAAACTGAAATGCCAATTTATGCTCCTCAATCAAATAGAGCAAGCAAGGCCGGCCAACTAGGTCAAGGCATAATGGTACAATCTATTGAACGAATAAGAGATGAACTACTCGATATAAGAATCGCGGAAGAATCGCATCGACTTGGCTATTGGACTTCAAAAGACAAATTTATTTCTATACTTGAGAACATTTATAATGAACCAGAAGAACAGTCCGTCAGAAAAAGGTTAAATGATTTTTGGGAAAGTTGGCAAGATTTATCAAGACAGCCTCAAGGACTGGCTGAAAGAAATATTGTATTGGAGCGTGGTAAATCTTTTGCAGAAGTGGTTAAAAATAGGTTCCATTCTCTTGAAAGAGTATACATAATGGCAAACGATGAGGTAAAAATTACCACTGAGGAACTCAATAACTACCTTAGAAATATTGGGGAACTTAATAAACAAATTGCAAAATCAATTGCCATGAAAGATCAACCAAATGATTTAATGGATGCAAGGGACTTAATAGTTGACAAACTAAGCAATTTGATTAGCATTTCCATAGAAAATAGACAAGATCCTAATGAATTTTTAATTCACGCAGAAGGAAAACACCTTATTCAAGGAAAAATTGCACATGAATTCATATTGGAAGCCACTAATGGACCTACAAGAACTAAATGGAATGTTTTATGGAGCAATGGGGAGCTGGCTAATATTAATACGGGAAAACTAGGTGCTCTTATTAACGCAAGGGACAACGAAATTAAAAACGAAATTAATGAACTGGATAACATAGCAATTAATATCACGGAGCTTATCAATGAAGTTCATGTGTCAGGCCACGGTCTCGATAAAAAAAAAGGAAGGATTTTCTTTGATCAAGAATACAAATTAACCGATGAGCGTGGGCGGTATGATAGTAATGGCGATGGTCAGTTTGATTCTGTTCATATATTTAAAATCAATAGCACAAATGAAGTTTTTCCAGAAGAAAAGCTAGGATTCGCAGGAATCTTAAGATTTGAAGCAATGAATAAAAATGAACTCATAGAAATACCCTATAATGCAACAAATACTGTTCAAGACGTAATAAACACAATAAACAGCTCTAATGCACAAGTCACTGCAAGAATTAACACGGAAGGGAAATTTGAACTTAAGGCAGTAAAAGAACAAGATAAAGAGAGTGCTATATTTAGGATTAAACACATTGAAGATTCTGGGCTATTTTTAACAACTTATACTGGAATTTTAAATACATCAGGTGCTGAAGGTGCTTATAACTATCAAGATATTAATACGACAGACCAACTAACAAATACATCTAGCTATTCAATCGCTCCTCTAAAAAATCCAGCAGCATGGCTTAAAGTAGCTGAGGACATTACGAAAGACCCATCAAAGATTGTAGCAGGACTTAGAAACCCTACAAATGACGCCCCTATTGGTGACAATGAAGCAGCGCTACGCATTGCATCTTTCATAAACTCACCGATTATGATTGGGAAGAACTCGACACTAAACGATTATTTTGCAAACACAGCCTCTAATATTGCAATAAAAGGACAAGTCGCAGAAGTTACAAAAAATAGTCAAACACAAATACTTAAAGGCTTAACTGATTTAAGATTATCAATTTCTGGTGTCAATAAAGATGAAGAGTTGGCAAACATGATAGAATTTCAACAAGCATTTATCGCCGCAAGCAAATTTATCACCGTTTCTGCAGAATTAATAGACACAGTAATCAATAAAATGGGAGTATAA